One Saimiri boliviensis isolate mSaiBol1 chromosome 17, mSaiBol1.pri, whole genome shotgun sequence genomic window carries:
- the ANKRD40CL gene encoding putative ANKRD40 C-terminal-like protein, with the protein MAEPEQDIREKPAGKDKQEGTNPHLPMDPSDNNKPSDTCLELVLKVRIQSPKENDFIEIELKRQELSYQNLLKVSCCELGINPEQVEKIRKLPNTLLRKDQDIRRLRDFQEVELILMKNGSSELTEYIPSLTERSCYNSKAAKMTY; encoded by the exons ATGGCTGAACCGGAACAGGACATCAGGGAGAAGCCAGCAG GTAAAGATAAACAAGAAGGCACAAATCCACACTTGCCAATGGACCCGAGTGATAACAACAAACCCAGTGACACCTGTCTAG AGCTGGTGCTTAAAGTCAGAATTCAGAGCCCCAAAGAAAATGACTTCATTGAAATTGAACTGAAGAGACAAGAACTGAGTTACCAAAATTTACTAAAAGTGAGTTGCTGTGAACTGGGGATTAACCCAGAGCAAGTGGAGAAGATCAGAAAGCTACCAAACACCCTGCTCAGAAAG GACCAAGACATTCGAAGACTGCGGGACTTTCAGGAAGTAGAactcattttaatgaaaaatggaaGCTCTGAATTGACAGAGTATATACCATCTCTGACAGAAAGATCCTGCTACAATAGCAAAGCTGCAAAAATGACTTATTAA